From Streptomyces sp. NBC_00775, one genomic window encodes:
- a CDS encoding methyltransferase family protein, with protein sequence MRRSAAAVGSSLFLALAPGTVAVLLPWGLTGWRAGHWWPPVRVLGLVPLAAGAVVLLSAFTRFVAEGLGTPAPVAPTEHLVVGGLYRHVRNPMYVAVVAVIAGQGLLLARPVLLVYGAVAGLVMAAFARWYEEPELTGRFGAEYERYRAAVPGWWPGLRPWRGPG encoded by the coding sequence ATGCGCAGATCTGCGGCGGCGGTCGGCAGTTCGCTCTTCCTGGCCCTGGCCCCCGGCACGGTGGCCGTCCTTCTCCCCTGGGGGCTGACCGGCTGGCGGGCCGGTCACTGGTGGCCCCCCGTCCGTGTGCTGGGCCTGGTGCCACTGGCCGCGGGCGCGGTGGTGCTGCTGTCCGCCTTCACGCGGTTCGTCGCCGAGGGCCTCGGCACTCCGGCGCCGGTCGCGCCCACGGAACACCTGGTCGTGGGCGGGCTCTACCGGCATGTCCGCAATCCGATGTACGTGGCGGTCGTCGCGGTGATCGCCGGGCAGGGCCTGCTGCTCGCGCGGCCGGTGCTCCTGGTGTACGGGGCGGTCGCCGGGCTCGTGATGGCGGCGTTCGCGCGCTGGTACGAGGAGCCGGAACTGACCGGCAGATTCGGCGCCGAGTACGAGCGCTACCGCGCAGCGGTGCCGGGCTGGTGGCCCGGACTCCGCCCCTGGCGCGGCCCCGGGTGA
- a CDS encoding protease inhibitor: protein MPTTARWAATLTLTATAVFGPVAGSALAAPALGPSGLYAPSALVLTVGHGNSAATVTPERAVTLNCAPTASGTHPAARQACAELRVAGGDFDALAVRDDVACTKQFDPVVVTVDGVWQGKRVSYERTFANECVKNSYGMTVFTF, encoded by the coding sequence ATGCCGACCACCGCGCGCTGGGCAGCGACTCTCACCCTGACGGCGACCGCCGTCTTCGGACCCGTGGCCGGGTCCGCCCTCGCGGCCCCCGCCCTCGGCCCGTCCGGGCTCTACGCCCCCTCGGCCCTGGTGCTCACCGTGGGCCACGGCAACAGCGCGGCCACCGTCACCCCGGAACGAGCGGTCACTCTGAACTGCGCCCCGACCGCCTCCGGCACCCACCCCGCCGCCCGCCAGGCCTGCGCCGAACTCCGGGTAGCCGGCGGTGACTTCGACGCCCTGGCGGTCAGAGACGACGTCGCCTGTACGAAGCAGTTCGACCCCGTGGTCGTCACGGTCGACGGCGTCTGGCAGGGCAAGCGCGTCTCGTACGAGCGCACCTTCGCCAACGAGTGCGTGAAGAACTCCTACGGGATGACCGTCTTCACGTTCTGA
- a CDS encoding LLM class F420-dependent oxidoreductase — protein sequence MKFGVSTFLTDEGIGPAALGPALEERGFDALLLAEHTHILVNRETPYPAGGDLPRMYYRTLDPFVALAAVASVTGDLLLGTGIALVVERDPIITAKEVATLDLVSGGRAVFGVGAGWNREEMRNHGTDPAGRGRLMDERIRAIIELWTKDEAEFHGDLVDFDPVHSWPKPVQRPHPPLWIGGNSERTFARVAEYGSAWMPSGVSPKELGARIDRMRETAGDRPAVVVYAARHDRESLDIYAELGVERALLYLPTRPEDQTLHTLDDLAEAASAYR from the coding sequence ATGAAGTTCGGAGTGTCGACGTTTCTCACCGACGAGGGCATCGGCCCCGCGGCACTGGGGCCGGCCCTGGAGGAGCGCGGGTTCGACGCACTGCTGCTGGCCGAGCACACGCACATTCTGGTGAACCGGGAGACGCCGTACCCGGCCGGTGGCGATCTGCCGCGCATGTACTACCGCACGCTCGATCCGTTCGTGGCGCTCGCCGCGGTCGCCTCCGTGACCGGCGATCTGCTGCTGGGCACCGGGATCGCGTTGGTGGTCGAGCGTGATCCGATCATCACCGCGAAGGAAGTGGCCACCCTCGATCTGGTCTCCGGCGGCCGCGCGGTCTTCGGTGTCGGCGCCGGCTGGAACCGGGAGGAGATGCGCAACCACGGGACGGATCCGGCCGGACGCGGGCGGCTGATGGACGAGCGGATCCGGGCGATCATCGAGCTGTGGACCAAGGACGAGGCCGAGTTCCACGGCGACCTCGTCGACTTCGACCCGGTCCACAGCTGGCCCAAGCCCGTCCAGCGCCCGCATCCGCCCCTCTGGATCGGCGGCAACAGCGAGCGCACCTTCGCCCGCGTCGCCGAGTACGGGTCGGCGTGGATGCCCAGCGGCGTATCGCCCAAGGAGCTGGGCGCGCGGATCGACCGCATGCGGGAGACGGCCGGCGACCGGCCGGCCGTGGTGGTCTACGCGGCCCGGCACGACCGGGAGTCCCTCGACATCTACGCGGAACTCGGCGTCGAACGCGCCCTGCTCTATCTGCCGACCCGGCCCGAGGACCAGACCCTGCACACGCTGGACGACCTGGCCGAGGCCGCGTCCGCCTACCGGTGA
- a CDS encoding bifunctional phosphatase PAP2/diacylglycerol kinase family protein yields the protein MGVLGELDQRLFTRVAGARVPGADPALRRLSHSADHGRLWLGAAAGLALIGGHTARRAALRGVGSLTLASLTVNTVVKWSTRRPRPLLDFVPPIRHLTRQPHTTSFPSGHSASAAAFATGVALESTRYGALVAPLAAAVAFSRVYVGVHYPGDVLAGVAIGAGAAALTCRWWPPRAASPERERPTAHAPALPRGERLVVFVNSRAGSGAPAAPLPPAERLRELLPGAELIERGPDDDFTALLAEAVDRAAATGGALGVCGGDGSVNAAARAAAERGLALAVFPGGTLNHFAQDVGVPDFEDTAVAVAKGEAVAVDIGVARSEAGEEVRFLNTFSIGLYPELVQLREHLEERWGKWPAAAVALVRVLRTATPVELSVNGRPRRLWLLFAGNGRYVPEGFAPAFRPRLDDGLLDVRLVDGDHRLARTRVIASALVGALHRSRVYGAEYVPWVRLEGLTGMDRLAYDGEIAPVPAELTLEKEHRTLVVYRPAQPQDELVQQARLAAATARYRRRMRRSATGDG from the coding sequence ATGGGTGTACTCGGCGAGCTGGACCAGCGGCTGTTCACACGGGTGGCCGGGGCGCGGGTGCCCGGGGCCGATCCGGCGCTGCGGCGGCTCAGCCACAGTGCCGACCACGGACGTCTGTGGCTGGGAGCGGCGGCCGGGCTCGCGCTGATCGGCGGACACACCGCCCGACGGGCGGCTCTGCGTGGGGTGGGTTCGCTGACGCTGGCCTCGCTGACCGTCAACACGGTCGTGAAGTGGAGCACCCGCCGTCCCCGCCCGCTGCTGGACTTCGTACCGCCGATCCGGCACCTGACCCGCCAGCCGCACACCACGTCCTTCCCGTCCGGGCACTCCGCGTCGGCCGCGGCTTTCGCCACCGGAGTCGCCCTGGAGTCCACGCGCTACGGCGCCCTGGTCGCGCCACTCGCCGCCGCGGTCGCCTTCTCGCGGGTCTACGTGGGAGTGCACTACCCCGGAGACGTGCTGGCCGGAGTGGCGATCGGCGCCGGGGCCGCCGCGCTCACCTGCCGCTGGTGGCCGCCGCGCGCGGCCTCCCCGGAACGGGAACGGCCCACCGCCCACGCGCCCGCGCTGCCCCGCGGCGAGCGACTGGTCGTCTTCGTCAACAGCCGGGCCGGCAGCGGCGCGCCCGCCGCGCCGCTGCCGCCCGCCGAGCGGCTGCGTGAACTGCTGCCCGGGGCCGAGCTGATCGAGCGCGGCCCTGACGACGACTTCACCGCGCTGCTCGCCGAGGCGGTCGACCGGGCCGCGGCGACGGGCGGCGCGCTGGGCGTGTGCGGAGGCGACGGCAGTGTCAACGCCGCGGCCCGCGCGGCGGCCGAACGAGGCCTCGCGCTGGCCGTGTTCCCCGGCGGCACCCTCAACCACTTCGCCCAGGACGTGGGCGTACCGGACTTCGAGGACACCGCCGTGGCCGTCGCCAAAGGGGAGGCGGTGGCTGTGGACATCGGCGTTGCGCGATCGGAGGCCGGAGAGGAGGTGCGGTTCCTCAACACCTTCAGCATCGGCCTGTACCCCGAACTCGTCCAGCTCCGCGAGCACTTGGAGGAGCGGTGGGGCAAGTGGCCGGCCGCGGCCGTCGCCCTCGTGCGGGTGCTGCGTACCGCGACCCCCGTCGAGCTGAGCGTCAACGGCCGCCCCCGCCGCCTGTGGTTGCTCTTCGCGGGCAACGGCCGGTACGTCCCCGAGGGCTTCGCCCCGGCGTTCAGGCCGCGCCTGGACGACGGACTGCTCGACGTGCGCCTGGTGGACGGAGACCACCGCCTCGCCCGCACCCGTGTCATCGCCTCCGCGCTCGTCGGGGCGCTGCACCGCTCCCGGGTCTACGGCGCCGAATACGTCCCATGGGTGCGGCTGGAGGGGCTCACCGGTATGGACAGACTCGCGTACGACGGTGAAATCGCCCCCGTGCCCGCGGAGTTGACGCTGGAGAAGGAGCACCGGACACTCGTCGTGTACCGGCCCGCGCAGCCGCAGGACGAGCTGGTCCAGCAGGCCCGTCTGGCCGCCGCGACAGCCCGTTACCGCAGACGGATGAGACGCTCCGCCACCGGAGACGGATGA
- a CDS encoding ArsR/SmtB family transcription factor translates to MPDVSLWAALADPHRRAIVALLLERPRAVGEIVEACGLSQPSTSKHLRVLRDAGFVRVRQDAQRRVYALDPAPIGELNAWLAPYRKLWNESLDALGRRLDEAAGEPSDDHEELSPKD, encoded by the coding sequence ATGCCCGATGTCTCCCTCTGGGCCGCACTCGCCGACCCCCACCGGCGCGCCATCGTCGCGCTGCTCCTGGAGCGGCCACGAGCCGTCGGTGAGATCGTCGAGGCGTGCGGTCTGAGTCAGCCGAGCACCTCGAAGCATCTGCGGGTGCTGCGCGACGCGGGATTCGTGCGGGTACGACAGGACGCGCAACGCCGCGTCTACGCGCTCGACCCGGCTCCGATCGGCGAGCTGAACGCCTGGCTGGCCCCGTACCGGAAGCTGTGGAACGAGAGCCTCGACGCCCTCGGCCGTCGCCTGGACGAGGCGGCGGGGGAGCCGTCGGACGACCACGAAGAACTCTCCCCGAAGGACTGA
- a CDS encoding MFS transporter, whose protein sequence is MPQTLTKGPRTGAVDAPPADASKRRWWILAIIGIAQLMVVLDATIVNIALPSAQADLGFSDGNRQWIVTAYSLAFASLLLLGGRIADLFGRKTAFLVGIAGFAAASMLGGVSTSFGMLVTARALQGVFGALLAPAALSLLNTTFTDAKERAKAFSVYGAIAGAGGAVGLLLGGVLTDALDWRWTLFVNVVFAIVAFAGGWMLLTNHRDAANSKLDLPGTLMVSTGLFSLVYGFSNAETHDWSSPATWGFLTAGGILLTAFAWWQTRAKHPLLPMRVLLDRNRAASFITVLITGAGMFGVFLFLTYYLQLNLGFSPTKTGVAFLPMMAALMVMAQVSTTMLVPRIGPKAVIPAGFAIAAVGMAWLTGIDVGSSFSTAVLPQLLLVGAGLGMVMPPAMSLATSGIAPEDAGVASATVNTMQQVGGSIGTALLNTLAASAATSYLSGKDATDKLVQAQSTIESYTTAFWWSSGFFVAGALIGFLLYRRGKLEQASDASAAPVVHM, encoded by the coding sequence ATGCCTCAGACCCTGACCAAGGGCCCCCGCACCGGTGCCGTGGACGCACCGCCCGCGGACGCGTCGAAGCGGCGCTGGTGGATCCTCGCGATCATCGGTATCGCGCAGCTGATGGTGGTCCTCGACGCCACCATCGTGAACATCGCCCTGCCGTCAGCCCAGGCGGACCTCGGTTTCTCCGACGGCAACCGGCAGTGGATCGTCACGGCGTACTCCCTGGCCTTCGCCTCCCTGCTGCTGCTCGGCGGACGCATCGCCGACCTCTTCGGACGCAAGACCGCCTTCCTCGTCGGTATCGCCGGATTCGCCGCGGCCTCCATGCTGGGCGGCGTGTCCACCAGCTTCGGGATGCTGGTCACCGCCCGCGCACTGCAAGGTGTCTTCGGCGCGCTGCTCGCACCCGCCGCGCTCTCGCTGCTGAACACGACGTTCACCGATGCCAAGGAACGCGCCAAGGCGTTCAGCGTGTACGGCGCGATCGCCGGCGCCGGTGGCGCGGTGGGCCTGCTGCTCGGCGGTGTGCTGACCGACGCGCTCGACTGGCGCTGGACGCTGTTCGTCAACGTCGTCTTCGCGATCGTCGCCTTCGCCGGCGGCTGGATGCTGCTGACCAATCACCGTGACGCGGCGAACTCCAAGCTGGACCTGCCGGGCACGCTGATGGTCTCCACCGGTCTCTTCTCCCTGGTCTACGGCTTCTCCAACGCCGAGACCCACGACTGGAGTTCGCCCGCCACCTGGGGCTTCCTGACCGCGGGCGGAATCCTGCTGACCGCGTTCGCCTGGTGGCAGACCCGCGCCAAGCACCCGCTGCTGCCGATGCGCGTCCTGCTCGACCGCAACCGCGCCGCCTCGTTCATCACCGTCCTGATCACCGGCGCGGGCATGTTCGGTGTCTTCCTCTTCCTCACCTACTACCTGCAACTGAACCTGGGCTTCAGCCCCACCAAGACAGGTGTGGCGTTCCTGCCGATGATGGCCGCCCTCATGGTCATGGCGCAGGTCTCCACCACGATGCTGGTGCCGCGCATCGGACCGAAGGCCGTCATCCCGGCGGGCTTCGCGATCGCCGCGGTCGGTATGGCGTGGCTGACCGGCATCGATGTCGGCTCGTCGTTCTCCACGGCGGTACTGCCGCAGCTGCTCCTGGTCGGCGCGGGCCTCGGCATGGTGATGCCGCCCGCGATGTCGCTGGCCACCAGCGGGATCGCCCCCGAGGACGCCGGTGTCGCCTCCGCGACCGTCAACACCATGCAGCAGGTGGGCGGTTCGATCGGTACGGCGCTGCTGAACACCCTCGCCGCGAGCGCCGCCACGAGCTACCTCTCCGGCAAGGACGCGACCGACAAGCTGGTCCAGGCCCAGTCCACGATCGAGAGCTACACCACCGCCTTCTGGTGGTCGTCGGGCTTCTTCGTGGCGGGCGCGCTGATCGGCTTCCTCCTCTACCGCCGCGGGAAGCTGGAGCAGGCCTCCGACGCTTCCGCCGCACCGGTCGTCCACATGTGA
- a CDS encoding cyclase family protein: MESWLDLSVPVVTGMPVYPGDPRVEVSRALRVAEHGVNVLRLHMGSQSGTHVDAPYHVDEAWPTLDDLPLERFAGPAVVADVRGLPARAPIGPDLLAPALGRLRLQPGAILLLATGWSAYWGTDHYLAHPWLTPEAAQAVVDAGVRTVAVDALSVDPTGGDGLPAHRVLCGTGGVIAENLTHLDQVAEAHAAGHSIEVFLFPLRLPASDGAPVRATARVTPPSHAS, encoded by the coding sequence ATGGAGTCCTGGCTCGACCTGTCCGTGCCCGTGGTCACCGGGATGCCCGTCTATCCCGGTGACCCGCGGGTGGAGGTGTCCAGGGCGCTGCGGGTCGCCGAGCACGGCGTCAACGTCCTGCGGCTGCACATGGGGTCGCAGTCCGGGACGCATGTCGACGCGCCGTACCACGTGGACGAGGCGTGGCCCACGCTGGACGACCTGCCGCTGGAGCGTTTCGCGGGACCCGCGGTCGTCGCCGACGTCCGCGGGCTCCCGGCGCGGGCGCCGATCGGTCCTGACCTGCTCGCGCCCGCGCTGGGCCGGCTGCGGCTCCAGCCCGGTGCGATCCTTCTGCTCGCCACGGGCTGGTCGGCGTACTGGGGGACGGACCACTACCTCGCGCATCCCTGGCTCACTCCGGAGGCCGCCCAGGCGGTCGTCGACGCGGGCGTCCGCACCGTGGCCGTCGACGCGCTGAGCGTGGACCCCACCGGTGGGGACGGCCTGCCCGCGCACCGTGTCCTGTGCGGCACGGGAGGCGTGATCGCCGAAAACCTCACCCACCTCGACCAAGTGGCCGAGGCACACGCCGCCGGCCACTCGATCGAGGTCTTCCTCTTCCCACTCCGCCTCCCCGCCTCGGACGGCGCCCCTGTCCGCGCCACCGCCCGCGTGACACCACCCAGCCACGCGTCATAG
- a CDS encoding purine-cytosine permease family protein, whose protein sequence is MSVNSPTTPPPSLTEVETHGVERIPDADRTASPLDLFRVAFGGANTFSTCVLGAFPILFRLSFWQGLAATLLGVVVGALILCPMALFGPVNGTNNAVASSAHLGVHGRVVGSFLSLLTAVAFFSISVWSSGDALVGGAHRLFGLERSTLSYVVAYALFGALVLAVCVYGFRFMLFVNKIAVTSATVLFLLGAIAFAGDFDPSYAGVFTASADSATQALFWPSFIGSALIVLSNPVSFGAFLGDWSRYIPANAPRRKVVGAAFLSQIATLLPFVFGLATASIIATKAPKYVDPAAPDFVGGLLAISPSWFFLPVCLLALIGGMSTGTTSLYGTGLDFSSVFPRLSRVQATFLVGVLSIAFIFVGRFGFDLVQSISTFATMIITCTTPWMVVMILGFYTRRGWYDPDALQVFNRRQRGGRYWFAHGWNWRGMTAWWVGAVIGVLFTNIPGQFVGPLGDLANGIDISLPLSLAVAAVLFLSLLRLFPEPRAVYGPEGARLARTVDSPVPPITGPGTASDNEPDDTPPVLAVEGS, encoded by the coding sequence TTGTCCGTCAACTCCCCGACCACCCCTCCCCCGTCGCTCACCGAGGTCGAGACCCACGGTGTCGAGCGCATCCCCGACGCGGACCGCACCGCGTCGCCGCTCGACCTGTTCCGGGTCGCGTTCGGCGGTGCGAACACCTTCTCCACCTGCGTCCTCGGCGCCTTCCCCATCCTCTTCCGCCTCTCCTTCTGGCAGGGGCTCGCGGCAACGCTCCTCGGAGTCGTCGTCGGCGCGCTGATCCTGTGCCCGATGGCGTTGTTCGGCCCGGTCAACGGCACGAACAACGCGGTCGCCTCCTCCGCGCACCTGGGTGTGCACGGCCGGGTGGTCGGCTCGTTCCTCTCCCTTCTGACGGCCGTCGCGTTCTTCTCCATCTCGGTGTGGAGCTCGGGCGACGCCCTGGTCGGCGGCGCGCACCGGCTGTTCGGCCTGGAGCGCAGCACGCTGTCGTACGTCGTCGCGTACGCGCTGTTCGGCGCTCTGGTGCTCGCGGTGTGCGTGTACGGGTTCCGGTTCATGCTGTTCGTCAACAAGATCGCGGTGACCTCGGCGACCGTGCTGTTCCTGCTCGGTGCGATCGCCTTCGCCGGTGACTTCGACCCGTCGTACGCCGGTGTCTTCACGGCCTCGGCCGACTCGGCGACCCAGGCACTGTTCTGGCCCTCCTTCATCGGTTCGGCGCTGATCGTGCTGTCGAACCCGGTGTCCTTCGGCGCCTTCCTCGGCGACTGGTCGCGCTACATCCCGGCGAACGCTCCGCGCCGCAAGGTCGTGGGCGCCGCGTTCCTCTCCCAGATAGCGACCCTGCTGCCGTTCGTCTTCGGCCTCGCGACCGCGAGCATCATCGCGACGAAGGCGCCGAAGTACGTCGACCCGGCGGCCCCCGACTTCGTGGGCGGGCTGCTGGCCATCTCGCCGAGCTGGTTCTTCCTCCCGGTGTGTCTGCTCGCGCTGATCGGCGGCATGTCGACGGGTACGACGTCGCTGTACGGCACGGGGCTCGACTTCTCGTCGGTGTTCCCCCGCCTCTCTCGGGTCCAGGCGACGTTCCTGGTCGGCGTGTTGTCGATCGCGTTCATCTTCGTCGGCCGCTTCGGCTTCGACCTGGTGCAGTCGATCTCGACGTTCGCCACGATGATCATCACCTGCACCACGCCGTGGATGGTCGTGATGATCCTCGGCTTCTACACCCGGCGCGGCTGGTACGACCCGGACGCGCTCCAGGTCTTCAACCGCCGTCAGCGCGGCGGCCGTTACTGGTTCGCGCACGGCTGGAACTGGCGTGGCATGACGGCATGGTGGGTGGGCGCCGTGATCGGTGTCCTCTTCACCAACATCCCGGGCCAGTTCGTCGGTCCGCTGGGCGACCTGGCGAACGGCATCGACATCAGCCTGCCGCTGTCGCTGGCCGTCGCCGCCGTGCTGTTCCTGTCGCTGCTGCGGCTGTTCCCCGAACCCCGGGCTGTGTACGGACCGGAGGGAGCACGACTGGCCCGTACGGTCGACTCCCCGGTGCCGCCGATCACCGGCCCCGGCACGGCATCGGACAACGAGCCCGACGACACCCCGCCGGTCCTCGCCGTCGAAGGCAGCTGA
- a CDS encoding TIGR03668 family PPOX class F420-dependent oxidoreductase, protein MPDMDENEARRRFMTARVAHLATVDAAGRPHVVPVVFAAHGGEIVTAVDRKPKRSQRLKRLRNIVAHPAVSLLVDVYDDEDWDRLWWVRADGDARVLPPGTQDAYTAAIALLREKYAPYRQQPPDGPVIAITVHRWHGWRAAPDRGPTG, encoded by the coding sequence GTGCCGGACATGGACGAGAACGAGGCGCGCCGCCGGTTCATGACGGCTCGGGTCGCACACCTGGCGACGGTGGACGCCGCGGGACGCCCCCACGTGGTGCCGGTCGTGTTCGCCGCGCACGGCGGTGAGATCGTCACCGCCGTCGACCGCAAGCCCAAGAGATCACAGCGGCTGAAGCGGCTGCGCAACATCGTGGCCCACCCCGCCGTCAGCCTGCTCGTGGACGTGTACGACGACGAGGACTGGGACCGGCTGTGGTGGGTACGGGCGGACGGTGACGCCCGCGTCCTGCCGCCCGGCACCCAGGACGCGTACACCGCGGCGATCGCCCTGCTGCGGGAGAAGTACGCGCCGTACCGGCAGCAGCCACCGGACGGCCCGGTGATCGCGATCACCGTCCACCGGTGGCACGGCTGGCGCGCCGCACCGGACCGCGGCCCGACCGGCTGA
- a CDS encoding PucR family transcriptional regulator encodes MSNKTVEVAAQNPADIRERIRQEMVADPRVVEAIVAAVHEQVPVYAALDDSRLPEVRAIAAWGLERLLHLWATDGTLGPADLRRFRGIAAARAADGRPVQAVLRAYRVAGTVLTDEIAARAPWLTAADAFALARMLLTTLDTLSEEMATAYAATDEDLAGDHDRALRLLLDDLIAGRHASVGALTDRSARLGIQLPDPYCLLVAEPVGGDRPDMAHDAATGLLDALAVPGDEVTSLATVRGSRAVLLLPAGVSARVAAVLGGRSWRGCAITGESLDRVAVAYRLAADALDTAPGHAHRPGRVLTDADAHVLALLAGHPVAAPDHIARLVLGPLIDAGQRHLLEALTAYIDTGSANAAARALHLHAQSLRYRLRRIHELTSRDPRDPWQRLTLDIARTIRP; translated from the coding sequence GTGAGTAACAAGACCGTGGAGGTCGCGGCACAGAACCCCGCAGACATCAGAGAGCGCATCCGGCAGGAGATGGTCGCCGACCCGCGTGTCGTGGAGGCGATCGTCGCGGCCGTGCACGAACAGGTTCCGGTGTACGCGGCGCTCGACGACAGCCGCCTGCCGGAGGTACGGGCCATCGCCGCCTGGGGGCTGGAGCGGCTGCTCCACCTCTGGGCGACCGACGGCACGCTGGGGCCGGCCGACCTCAGGCGGTTCCGGGGCATCGCGGCGGCCCGCGCGGCGGACGGGCGGCCCGTGCAGGCCGTGCTGCGCGCCTACCGCGTGGCGGGGACCGTCCTCACCGACGAGATCGCGGCCCGCGCGCCCTGGCTCACCGCCGCGGACGCCTTCGCGCTCGCCCGGATGCTGCTGACCACCCTCGACACGCTCTCCGAGGAGATGGCCACGGCGTACGCCGCCACCGACGAGGATCTCGCCGGGGACCACGACAGGGCACTGCGGCTGCTGCTCGACGACCTGATCGCCGGGCGGCACGCCTCCGTGGGCGCCCTGACTGACCGGTCGGCCCGCCTGGGCATCCAACTCCCGGACCCGTACTGCCTGTTGGTGGCGGAGCCGGTCGGCGGGGACCGTCCCGACATGGCGCACGACGCGGCGACGGGACTGCTCGACGCGCTGGCCGTTCCGGGCGACGAGGTCACTTCGCTCGCGACGGTACGCGGCTCACGTGCCGTTCTGCTGCTGCCGGCCGGTGTCTCCGCGAGGGTCGCAGCGGTGCTGGGCGGGCGGTCCTGGCGAGGCTGTGCGATCACCGGCGAGAGTCTGGACCGGGTGGCCGTCGCGTACCGCCTCGCGGCCGATGCCCTCGACACGGCGCCCGGCCACGCCCACCGGCCCGGGCGTGTTCTCACGGACGCGGACGCCCATGTCCTCGCGCTGCTCGCCGGGCATCCGGTCGCCGCGCCGGACCATATCGCGCGTCTGGTGCTCGGGCCGCTCATCGATGCGGGGCAGCGGCACCTGCTGGAGGCGCTCACCGCGTACATCGACACGGGTTCGGCGAATGCCGCCGCCCGTGCGTTGCATCTCCATGCGCAGTCGCTGCGCTACCGTCTGCGGCGCATCCACGAACTGACGTCCCGTGATCCCCGAGATCCCTGGCAGCGGCTCACTCTGGACATCGCCCGCACGATCAGGCCGTAG
- a CDS encoding Ppx/GppA phosphatase family protein, with amino-acid sequence MRVSVVDVGSNTVRLVVADAEGGVPLPVHTAKWRLRLSERVAHGGPIPEEAVEQLIEAVRAAGTTAQRWGAAGPLSFATAVVRNAPNRQEVLRAVRAGTGVRLCTLPGEVEAELTFLGARRWMGWRSGPLALLDIGGGSLEVAFGRGRLPDFVASLPLGAGRLTREYFEGQDPPSADSVKELRRNVRHQLRDVAARIRWEGPRTAVATSRTFQQLARLCGAPPGRHGPFTERELRRADLRDSLDRLALLTAAERALLPGISAPRAAQSLAGAVVGHTAMKLTGLKKVSICPWAIREGILLRHMEEGASWWADITRQSDEAAPPTGGAHLRIATPVR; translated from the coding sequence ATGCGAGTGAGCGTGGTGGATGTGGGGTCGAACACGGTGCGTCTCGTGGTGGCGGACGCCGAGGGCGGGGTACCGCTGCCGGTGCACACCGCCAAGTGGCGGCTGCGGCTGTCCGAGCGGGTGGCGCACGGCGGTCCGATTCCCGAGGAGGCCGTGGAGCAACTCATCGAGGCGGTGCGCGCGGCGGGCACTACGGCCCAGCGATGGGGCGCGGCGGGCCCGTTGTCCTTCGCGACCGCCGTGGTGCGCAACGCCCCGAACCGTCAGGAGGTGCTGAGGGCCGTACGCGCGGGGACCGGCGTGCGGCTGTGCACCCTGCCGGGCGAGGTGGAGGCCGAGCTCACGTTCCTCGGGGCGCGCCGCTGGATGGGCTGGCGCTCGGGGCCGCTCGCGCTCCTCGACATCGGCGGCGGCTCGCTGGAGGTGGCCTTCGGGCGGGGCCGGCTGCCGGACTTCGTGGCCTCGCTGCCGCTCGGCGCGGGCCGGCTGACCCGCGAGTACTTCGAGGGCCAGGATCCGCCGTCGGCGGACAGCGTCAAGGAGCTGCGCCGCAACGTGCGCCACCAGCTGCGGGACGTGGCCGCACGGATCCGCTGGGAGGGACCGCGCACCGCCGTGGCGACCTCGCGGACCTTCCAGCAGCTGGCCCGGCTGTGCGGGGCGCCGCCCGGACGCCACGGCCCTTTCACGGAACGGGAGTTGCGGCGGGCGGACTTACGCGACTCACTCGACCGCCTCGCCCTGCTCACGGCCGCGGAGCGCGCGCTGCTCCCGGGCATCTCCGCACCGCGGGCCGCCCAGAGCCTGGCCGGTGCGGTGGTGGGACACACGGCGATGAAGCTGACGGGCCTCAAGAAGGTCTCCATCTGCCCCTGGGCGATCCGCGAGGGCATCCTGCTGCGGCACATGGAGGAGGGCGCTTCGTGGTGGGCGGACATCACCCGGCAGAGCGACGAGGCCGCGCCGCCGACCGGTGGGGCACATCTGCGCATAGCGACCCCGGTGCGCTGA